Proteins encoded by one window of Planktothrix tepida PCC 9214:
- the xdhA gene encoding xanthine dehydrogenase small subunit — MQNNTFSLTINGEKVLIQDLSPTLTLLEYLRRSGRVGTKEGCGDGDCGACTVAVVGQGSNGQPQYLAMNSCLIPLAAMAGREIITVEGVGKDGLHPVQAAMVSLGGSQCGYCTPGFIMSLFTAYYKGEVNDESLEGNLCRCTGYLPIRRAAELVNHTHPCDQFSERLTQIDLSVNSVHYITPHQQFFRPLQLSEVLELLQQYPHAKLVAGATDLGLEMSHHYQEFPTLISLESVAELLELKQTSDYVEIGAAIPLSQIEENLKGIYPSLDEMLSWFAARQIRNRATIGGNLATASPIGDLAPVLLSLDAKLRLASLRGERIIAIADFFKGYRQTELQSQEVIVSIIIPKNITANVVHRLSQSYKIGKRGTDDISIVSAAFTIDLDINNTIIHTRLAYGGVAAIPIRAINIETMLIGKPWNYATIQNAKILLKDTFNPLTDLRGSADYRKQLVANLFEKFFIEFSPITLL; from the coding sequence ATGCAAAACAACACCTTCAGCCTCACGATTAATGGTGAAAAGGTTTTGATTCAAGACCTTTCCCCGACCCTAACCTTGCTGGAATACTTGCGCCGCAGTGGACGGGTGGGGACGAAGGAGGGGTGCGGGGATGGGGACTGTGGAGCTTGTACAGTGGCGGTTGTGGGTCAGGGGTCGAATGGACAACCCCAATATCTAGCGATGAATAGCTGTTTAATTCCCTTGGCTGCGATGGCGGGACGGGAAATTATTACTGTTGAAGGGGTTGGGAAAGACGGTCTGCATCCGGTACAGGCGGCGATGGTGAGTTTGGGGGGTTCCCAATGCGGTTATTGTACTCCGGGTTTTATTATGAGTTTGTTTACGGCGTACTACAAAGGTGAGGTTAATGATGAATCTTTAGAAGGAAATTTATGTCGATGTACGGGTTATTTACCTATTCGTCGAGCCGCAGAACTCGTTAATCATACCCATCCTTGTGATCAATTTAGTGAACGATTAACACAAATTGATTTATCGGTTAATTCTGTCCATTATATCACTCCTCATCAGCAGTTTTTCCGTCCGCTTCAACTCTCTGAAGTTTTAGAGCTTTTACAACAGTATCCCCATGCTAAATTAGTCGCAGGAGCAACGGATTTAGGCTTAGAAATGAGCCATCATTATCAAGAGTTTCCGACTTTAATTTCTTTAGAATCTGTTGCAGAACTTCTGGAACTTAAACAAACTTCAGATTATGTAGAAATTGGGGCTGCAATTCCTCTAAGCCAGATTGAAGAAAACTTAAAGGGAATATACCCTAGTTTAGATGAAATGTTATCTTGGTTTGCGGCTCGACAAATTCGTAACCGGGCTACAATTGGAGGTAATTTAGCAACCGCTTCTCCTATTGGAGATTTAGCTCCTGTTTTATTATCTTTAGATGCAAAATTGCGGTTAGCGAGTTTAAGGGGAGAACGGATAATTGCCATTGCTGATTTTTTTAAAGGGTATCGTCAAACGGAATTACAATCCCAAGAAGTGATTGTGTCTATCATTATTCCTAAAAACATAACTGCTAATGTTGTTCATCGTTTGAGTCAATCGTATAAAATTGGAAAACGGGGAACCGATGATATTAGTATTGTTTCCGCCGCTTTTACCATTGATTTAGATATCAATAATACGATTATTCATACCAGACTTGCCTATGGTGGAGTTGCAGCCATTCCGATTCGAGCGATTAATATTGAAACAATGCTGATTGGAAAACCTTGGAATTATGCAACAATTCAAAATGCTAAAATTTTATTAAAAGATACCTTTAACCCTTTAACTGATTTGCGAGGAAGCGCAGATTACCGTAAACAATTAGTTGCTA
- a CDS encoding DIP1984 family protein, with protein MKLAEALILRGDSQKKIAQLRQRLSLIAKVQEGEQPAENPEDLLAELELITTELVTLIKQINRTNSTTPFQEGTLADALAERDILMLKRSSYENLVQEAAIRQDRYSRSEVRFISTIDIAAIQRQFLLPVINYSG; from the coding sequence TTGAAATTAGCTGAAGCCTTGATTTTACGAGGGGATTCTCAGAAAAAAATAGCGCAATTAAGACAACGGTTATCCCTAATTGCAAAAGTACAGGAAGGGGAACAACCGGCGGAAAACCCCGAAGATTTATTAGCGGAATTAGAATTAATAACGACTGAATTGGTAACTTTAATTAAACAAATTAATCGAACCAACTCAACTACGCCCTTCCAAGAAGGAACCTTAGCCGATGCGTTAGCAGAACGCGATATATTAATGTTGAAGCGAAGTAGCTATGAAAATTTAGTTCAAGAAGCCGCTATTCGACAAGATCGATATAGTCGTTCTGAAGTGCGCTTTATCAGTACCATTGATATTGCTGCAATTCAGCGACAGTTTTTATTACCCGTCATAAATTATTCGGGTTGA